CATCAGCCAGGTAGCCAAAGGCCGGATGATAAGCAATAAAGGTCATATTTTGCACCTCCGAGAGTGCTGCTTTTATTTCTGTATCAACTGCTTCAAGTTGTTCTTTATAGCTTTGAGCATTAGCCTCATAGTTTTTCGCATTTTCAGGATCCAATTCAGACATTTCAGCACAAATGGTATCAATCATCACGCCTACTCTTTTAGGTGACAACCAGATGTGAGGATCACGGCCGCCATCTTCAAATGTTCGGTCCGGATAAACCTCTGCTACCGCATCTTCCAGGGCAACAACTTCAACATCCCCTACGTTAAATAAAATATTGGCTTCTTCGGTTGGAACCCCAATCGTAAAATAAAGTTCAGACTCACTAAAGTCTGCCATTTCCTGGGGAGTCGGTTCGTAATTTTCCGGACTGTTGCCTGGGGGCACCAGGACAACCACTTCTACCAGATCGCCACATACCGCTTCCACAAAAGTCTGCTCTGGTACAATGGTTACGGCTACGACAGGTTTTTCACTGGAGACACTTCCTTCAGCTGAACTTGTGCAGCCAGTCATCAAAAACAATAAGAGTCCATATAACAGGATCAGCATCAAATTTCTTTTCATCTTTTCACCTTATCCTTTTTAAATGCAAATCATTTGCATTTAAATTGTATGATATCACTTATATTTTGTCAATTATTTCAGCCATCCATCTCCTCAAAAACCTCTAATTTACCTTTTATCGGCAATGGCTTGGAGTCACCATGTTTCACCAATAGCATTGTCAAAAAAGAAAGACTTACAAAAGTGGCGGCATAAGGGAGCAACACAAAATATCCCACATTCTGCAGCAGAAAACCGGAGAAAATTGGGGTAATCACCTGAGCCGCCATTGAGAAGGTGTAATAGTATCCAGTATAGCGTCCCACATTTGAGCCCTTTGCCATTTCCAGCACCATCGGCAAAGAATTAACATTAATTGCCGCCCAGCTGATCCCCGCCAGACTGAAAGATACAAACATCAGCGGGCTGAATTCGCGATAAAAAAACATCGAAGCAAATACCAGCGCCAAAACAGCAACTCCCACCAGAATCGTTTTTTTACGACCAACCTTTGTAGAAATCATCGCTACCGGTAA
This genomic interval from Eubacteriaceae bacterium ES3 contains the following:
- a CDS encoding zinc ABC transporter substrate-binding protein translates to MKRNLMLILLYGLLLFLMTGCTSSAEGSVSSEKPVVAVTIVPEQTFVEAVCGDLVEVVVLVPPGNSPENYEPTPQEMADFSESELYFTIGVPTEEANILFNVGDVEVVALEDAVAEVYPDRTFEDGGRDPHIWLSPKRVGVMIDTICAEMSELDPENAKNYEANAQSYKEQLEAVDTEIKAALSEVQNMTFIAYHPAFGYLADDYGLTMVALEEEGKEATPQQLQAAIDLAKEKNIKVIFYQEEIDSSQSQAFAEELGGKTIQLEPLSADYLNNMSNMAETMAEAME